Proteins encoded within one genomic window of Camelina sativa cultivar DH55 chromosome 19, Cs, whole genome shotgun sequence:
- the LOC104764110 gene encoding mitochondrial import inner membrane translocase subunit TIM23-3-like: MADPMNPSTGGQQQQKYRQYNPYDDQINLPYRQIYELPTSPEFLYEEEATKKRLSWGENLTFFTGCGYVTGSVLGAAKGAIDGIRAAERGESLKIRTNRILNSGGLVGRRGGNCLASLGLIFAAMESGVTHLRDGDDGSLTTVIAGLATGVLYRAASGPRSAVVAGVVGGVTALAAVAGRSTVKRFVPI, encoded by the coding sequence ATGGCGGATCCGATGAACCCTAGCACCGGCGGTCAACAACAACAGAAGTACCGTCAGTACAATCCGTACGACGATCAAATCAATCTTCCGTACCGTCAGATCTACGAACTCCCAACTTCGCCTGAGTTTCTCTACGAAGAAGAAGCTACGAAAAAACGCTTGTCATGGGGTGAGAACCTCACCTTCTTCACCGGGTGTGGTTATGTCACCGGATCGGTTCTCGGAGCCGCCAAGGGTGCAATTGATGGGATCCGGGCCGCCGAAAGGGGCGAATCCCTAAAGATCCGAACTAATCGGATTCTGAACTCCGGCGGACTCGTTGGAAGACGCGGCGGGAATTGCTTAGCATCTCTAGGGTTGATATTCGCAGCTATGGAGAGCGGTGTTACGCATCTGAGAGACGGAGACGACGGTTCGTTGACTACTGTGATCGCTGGTTTAGCCACTGGTGTCTTGTACAGAGCTGCCTCTGGACCTAGATCCGCTGTGGTTGCCGGAGTTGTCGGTGGAGTTACGGCTTTGGCGGCGGTTGCTGGGAGAAGCACTGTCAAGCGATTCGTACCAATCTGA